One part of the Halopenitus persicus genome encodes these proteins:
- a CDS encoding DUF5658 family protein yields the protein MSDSSAPTPWFRKYWRWTGAALFLLITVDLLTSMYAVAAVGIEHESNPVMAWLLARPLWVIAGVHLVAVGLLIFLFYGLAQLVRETPPAYRGPFKRLIEAFLGLLLAAGLFVFANNLAVIVYGRSLL from the coding sequence ATGTCTGACTCGTCCGCCCCGACGCCGTGGTTTCGCAAGTACTGGAGATGGACGGGGGCGGCCCTCTTCCTGCTGATCACCGTCGACCTCCTGACGTCGATGTACGCGGTCGCGGCCGTCGGGATCGAACACGAGTCGAATCCGGTGATGGCGTGGCTGCTCGCGCGGCCGCTGTGGGTGATCGCCGGCGTGCATCTGGTCGCGGTCGGACTGCTCATCTTCCTGTTCTACGGGCTCGCGCAGCTGGTCCGCGAGACGCCCCCGGCCTATCGCGGGCCGTTCAAGCGACTGATCGAGGCCTTCCTCGGACTCCTGCTTGCGGCCGGGTTGTTCGTGTTCGCGAACAACCTCGCGGTGATCGTCTACGGGCGCAGCCTGCTGTGA
- the trxA gene encoding thioredoxin: MSDSSPSDVSSPSSDVPSNDSSTADPAGDDDLEAIRERKLEELQEKAANGTLGADAGEPADGGETSAGSPDDPIQYEGGSFEDALAGHDLVLVDFYADWCGPCKMLEPILEDVAATTAATVLKVDADVYQSLTSQYGVRGLPTMLLFRDGEPVERLVGAQNEERLRSVIDRHAA; the protein is encoded by the coding sequence ATGAGCGATTCATCACCGAGCGACGTCTCGTCACCCTCGAGTGACGTCCCATCGAACGATTCGTCGACGGCCGACCCGGCCGGCGATGACGACCTCGAGGCGATCCGGGAGCGAAAGCTGGAGGAGCTGCAGGAGAAGGCCGCGAACGGAACGCTGGGCGCGGACGCGGGCGAGCCCGCCGACGGCGGCGAGACGTCCGCCGGATCGCCCGACGATCCGATCCAGTACGAGGGCGGGTCCTTCGAGGACGCGCTGGCTGGCCACGACCTCGTCCTCGTCGACTTCTACGCGGATTGGTGTGGCCCCTGCAAGATGCTCGAGCCGATCCTGGAGGACGTCGCTGCCACGACCGCCGCGACGGTGCTGAAGGTCGACGCCGACGTGTATCAGTCCCTGACGAGCCAGTACGGGGTCCGGGGACTCCCGACGATGTTGCTGTTCCGCGACGGCGAGCCCGTCGAGCGTCTCGTCGGCGCCCAAAACGAGGAGCGACTCCGATCGGTGATCGACCGACACGCTGCATAG
- a CDS encoding NAD(P)H-hydrate dehydratase: MITADRMAAVDANAAALGVPRKQLMESAGNAIAREVRTTVDPGATVTLVCGRGNNGGDAFAAARFLSGYDVRVRLLGRPESISTTIARENWDALAAAEIDAESVADPVAEPDRLALADADVVVDAMLGTGVSGPLREPERTVARRIAETTDSSADADATVIAVDVPSGVDADTGEVAAGSDGDRVAVPADRIVTFHDAKPGLADAFEGNDTSVAVTVADIGIPDAAELFTGPGDLLGLDRDPESHKGDHGEVLVVGGGPYTGAPTLAARAALRAGADLVRVACPESVAREVQGFSENLIVHGFPGEILEPHHLDRIRDLAADRDVVVFGPGLGDAEPTLSAVERFLESYDGRAVVDADALQVVPNVETDATLVCTPHQGELRAMGGPRAEEWRDRAELVREFASEIGHTMLVKGAYDVVSDGDDLRVNRTGNPGMTVGGTGDVLAGTVGAIACTQRPFQAAAIGAYANGRAGDLVVEDHGYGLVATDLIERIPEAVRTDA; the protein is encoded by the coding sequence ATGATCACAGCGGATCGTATGGCGGCGGTCGACGCCAACGCGGCGGCGCTGGGCGTCCCCCGCAAGCAGCTGATGGAGTCCGCGGGCAACGCGATCGCCCGTGAGGTCCGGACGACCGTCGACCCGGGTGCGACGGTGACGCTCGTGTGTGGGCGCGGGAACAACGGCGGCGACGCCTTCGCCGCGGCCCGATTCCTGTCCGGCTACGACGTTCGCGTTCGCCTGCTCGGACGTCCCGAGTCGATCTCGACGACGATCGCCAGGGAGAACTGGGACGCGCTCGCGGCGGCGGAGATCGACGCCGAGTCGGTCGCCGATCCCGTCGCCGAACCGGACCGACTGGCCCTCGCGGACGCGGACGTCGTCGTCGACGCGATGCTGGGCACCGGGGTATCCGGTCCGCTCCGGGAGCCCGAACGGACGGTTGCGAGACGCATCGCCGAGACCACCGACTCGTCCGCCGACGCTGACGCGACCGTGATCGCCGTCGACGTTCCCTCCGGCGTCGACGCCGATACCGGGGAGGTCGCGGCGGGCTCGGACGGGGACCGGGTCGCGGTCCCGGCTGACCGGATCGTGACGTTTCACGACGCCAAGCCGGGGCTTGCGGACGCCTTCGAGGGAAACGACACGAGCGTGGCCGTCACGGTCGCCGACATCGGGATCCCGGACGCCGCCGAGCTGTTCACCGGTCCCGGCGACCTTCTCGGGCTGGATCGGGACCCGGAGAGCCACAAGGGCGACCACGGCGAGGTGTTGGTGGTCGGCGGCGGTCCGTACACGGGCGCGCCGACGCTCGCGGCGCGGGCGGCGTTGCGTGCCGGCGCCGACCTCGTCCGGGTGGCCTGTCCGGAGTCGGTCGCCCGCGAGGTGCAGGGATTCTCGGAGAACCTGATCGTCCACGGGTTCCCGGGCGAGATCCTCGAACCCCATCACCTCGACCGGATCCGTGACCTCGCGGCCGACCGGGACGTCGTCGTGTTCGGTCCGGGTCTCGGCGACGCCGAGCCGACGCTGTCGGCCGTCGAGCGCTTCCTCGAGAGCTACGACGGACGCGCCGTGGTCGACGCGGACGCGCTGCAGGTCGTCCCGAACGTGGAGACCGACGCCACGCTCGTGTGTACGCCCCACCAGGGCGAGCTGCGGGCGATGGGCGGCCCACGCGCAGAGGAGTGGCGCGACCGCGCCGAGCTCGTCCGCGAGTTCGCGAGCGAAATCGGCCACACGATGCTGGTGAAGGGCGCCTACGACGTGGTCTCCGACGGCGATGACCTCCGGGTGAACAGGACGGGGAATCCCGGAATGACCGTCGGCGGGACCGGCGACGTGCTCGCGGGCACCGTCGGGGCGATCGCGTGCACCCAGCGCCCATTCCAGGCCGCCGCGATCGGCGCGTACGCGAACGGGCGAGCCGGCGATCTGGTCGTCGAGGACCACGGATACGGACTGGTCGCGACCGACCTGATCGAGCGGATCCCGGAGGCGGTGCGTACCGATGCGTGA
- the moaC gene encoding cyclic pyranopterin monophosphate synthase MoaC — translation MREDDAGSERAGDAGSEGDSGSDPTTSSGPSGTEDLTHTTDDGDVQMVDVGDKPDTARRAVARGTIRLTPSTIEAIEADAIGKGDVLATARIGAVQAVKHTWETIPMCHQIPITNVETDFAVESDRVVLTVAVETTGKTGCEMEALEGVTTGLNVVWDMVKAAEKTADGTYPDTRIADVEVLEKEKRAIE, via the coding sequence ATGCGTGAGGACGACGCCGGTTCCGAGCGTGCGGGCGACGCCGGTTCCGAGGGTGACTCCGGCTCCGACCCCACTACTAGCTCCGGCCCGAGCGGTACGGAGGATCTGACCCACACCACGGACGACGGCGACGTCCAGATGGTCGACGTGGGCGACAAGCCCGACACCGCCCGCCGGGCGGTCGCCCGCGGAACGATCCGCCTCACGCCGTCGACGATCGAGGCGATCGAGGCCGACGCGATCGGGAAGGGCGACGTGCTCGCGACCGCGCGGATCGGCGCCGTGCAGGCGGTCAAACACACCTGGGAGACGATCCCGATGTGCCACCAGATACCGATCACGAACGTCGAGACCGACTTCGCCGTCGAGTCCGACCGCGTCGTCCTCACCGTCGCCGTCGAAACGACCGGGAAGACGGGCTGCGAGATGGAGGCGCTCGAGGGCGTCACCACCGGGCTGAACGTCGTCTGGGACATGGTGAAGGCGGCCGAGAAGACCGCCGACGGTACCTATCCAGACACGCGGATCGCGGACGTCGAAGTCCTCGAGAAGGAGAAACGCGCGATCGAGTAA
- the fdhF gene encoding formate dehydrogenase subunit alpha, with the protein MSSEESEPVKTICPYCGVGCGIQVDQGEDPGDVQFRPWGDAPVNEGRICIKGGAATQVVNHEDRLTDPLIKEDGEFREASWEEAYGRVVDELERIHGEYGSDAMGFFGSSKTMNEENYLLQKLARRYGTNNVDNCTRMCHASTVYALRTSLGAGAMTNSMADLEEAADVFWIQGANPGEQHPIANSQYFRQAVLEGATVIQVDPHANKTTRSFQIDETDRHMHLQVEPGTDIPLLNIVLKTVLENGWVDEEFIESRTEGFEHLQETLEDFDKEAAAEECGVPLEDIELAAEKYANANNAAIFTGMGMSQHTCGVDNVQNEINLALITGNLGRPGTGVNPLRGQNNVQGTSDVGAMPNVLPGYQLVDDDEARESVEEVWGFEVPDEPGLTNVEISHEAGDSIKGLYIMGENPIMSEPDSNRVAERIDQLEFTVVQDIFMTETAEYADVILPATTWAERGGTVTNTDRRVQRMRGVEKVHENTKHDLEIVSEVGTRLFGEGSGFEFEDPEEVFEELREVCPIYHGMTYDGLGEVGLHWPCYEEGDEGDPFLYEDTFDTESGLGQIEGVRHQPPKETPDDEYPLILTTARLEEHYNTGTMSRRSPRLNSQHPENFVDIHPNDAERYGVEDGDYVRITSRRGEIEVKAQVTEDIKEGVIWTTPHFAAASGNVLTNDVLDERAKIPEYKAAAAEIEVTVDAGAGDPDDAPADD; encoded by the coding sequence ATGTCCAGTGAGGAATCGGAACCGGTCAAGACGATCTGTCCGTACTGCGGCGTTGGCTGCGGGATCCAGGTCGACCAGGGTGAGGATCCCGGCGACGTTCAGTTCCGTCCGTGGGGCGACGCGCCGGTCAACGAGGGGCGGATCTGCATCAAGGGCGGCGCGGCCACGCAGGTCGTGAACCACGAGGACCGCCTGACCGACCCGCTGATCAAGGAGGACGGCGAGTTCCGCGAGGCGAGTTGGGAGGAGGCGTACGGTCGCGTCGTCGACGAGCTCGAGCGCATCCACGGGGAGTACGGCTCCGACGCGATGGGCTTTTTCGGCTCCTCGAAGACGATGAACGAGGAGAACTACCTCCTCCAGAAGCTCGCCCGCCGATACGGCACCAACAACGTCGACAACTGCACGCGAATGTGCCACGCCTCGACGGTCTACGCGCTGCGGACCAGCCTCGGCGCGGGCGCGATGACGAACAGCATGGCCGACCTCGAGGAGGCAGCCGACGTCTTCTGGATCCAGGGCGCCAACCCCGGCGAGCAGCATCCGATCGCCAACAGCCAGTACTTCCGGCAGGCGGTGCTTGAGGGGGCGACCGTCATCCAGGTCGACCCCCACGCGAACAAGACCACGCGGTCGTTCCAGATCGACGAGACCGACCGCCATATGCACCTCCAGGTCGAGCCCGGGACCGACATTCCGCTTCTGAACATCGTCCTCAAGACCGTCCTCGAGAACGGCTGGGTCGACGAGGAGTTCATCGAGTCGCGGACGGAGGGCTTCGAGCACCTGCAGGAGACCCTCGAGGACTTCGACAAGGAGGCCGCCGCCGAGGAGTGCGGCGTCCCGCTCGAGGACATCGAGCTCGCGGCGGAGAAGTACGCGAACGCGAACAACGCCGCCATCTTCACCGGGATGGGGATGAGCCAGCACACCTGCGGCGTCGACAACGTCCAAAACGAGATCAACCTCGCGTTGATCACGGGGAACCTCGGCCGACCCGGAACCGGCGTCAACCCGCTGCGCGGCCAGAACAACGTCCAGGGAACCTCCGACGTCGGCGCGATGCCGAACGTCCTCCCGGGCTACCAGCTCGTCGACGACGACGAGGCCCGCGAGAGCGTCGAGGAGGTCTGGGGCTTCGAGGTGCCCGACGAGCCCGGCCTGACGAACGTCGAGATCTCCCACGAGGCGGGCGACTCGATCAAGGGGCTCTACATCATGGGCGAGAACCCGATAATGTCCGAACCGGACTCGAACCGCGTGGCAGAGCGGATCGACCAGCTCGAGTTCACCGTCGTGCAGGACATCTTCATGACCGAGACCGCGGAGTACGCCGACGTGATCCTCCCGGCGACGACGTGGGCCGAACGCGGCGGCACCGTCACCAACACCGACCGACGCGTCCAGCGGATGCGGGGCGTCGAGAAGGTCCACGAGAACACGAAACACGACCTCGAGATCGTCTCGGAGGTCGGCACGCGCCTGTTCGGCGAGGGCAGCGGCTTCGAGTTCGAGGACCCCGAGGAGGTCTTCGAGGAGCTGCGCGAGGTCTGTCCGATCTACCACGGAATGACCTACGACGGCCTCGGCGAGGTGGGGCTCCACTGGCCCTGTTATGAGGAGGGCGACGAGGGCGACCCGTTCCTCTACGAGGACACCTTCGACACCGAGAGCGGACTCGGCCAGATCGAGGGCGTGCGCCACCAGCCCCCCAAGGAAACGCCGGACGACGAGTACCCGCTGATCCTCACCACGGCCCGGCTCGAGGAACACTACAACACGGGAACGATGAGCCGGCGCTCGCCGCGGCTCAACAGCCAGCACCCCGAGAACTTCGTCGACATTCACCCGAACGACGCCGAGCGGTACGGCGTCGAGGACGGCGACTACGTGCGGATCACCTCGCGCCGCGGCGAGATCGAGGTGAAGGCACAGGTCACCGAGGACATCAAGGAGGGCGTCATCTGGACGACGCCGCACTTCGCGGCCGCCTCCGGTAACGTCCTCACGAACGACGTGCTCGACGAGCGCGCGAAGATCCCCGAGTACAAGGCGGCCGCAGCGGAGATCGAGGTCACCGTCGACGCCGGCGCCGGCGACCCCGACGACGCGCCCGCCGACGACTGA
- a CDS encoding inorganic phosphate transporter codes for MAADPLIVLGLVVALFVGFNIGGSTTGPAFGPAVGAGVISKILAGALMSVFFFGGAWTIGRRVVDTLGRDLLFDAGVFTIETSIVVLFFIGGALFVGNYTGVPASTSMTAVGAIAGLGVATGELNWAVMGEIAVWWIVAPLVGFWVSVMIGRYVYPTINRWVAITTSDGSLIVLDRSGTIPVPRPGPNTTRREFVGTIVLVAISCLMAFSSGTSNIANAIAPLYGAGVEMNLLILLGSAAVALGALTIARRTLDTLGNNLTDLPLTAAIVVAIVSSGIVIGLSAIGIPASFVIIATMSIVGLGWGRATRTTTLSDGIRGEEETTVSVGALAAEEPGEEAPTLGEESPEDIPSAADLFDPTTTGRVILMQNLVPVLSTGGAYLTFWLLFRYAW; via the coding sequence ATGGCGGCCGATCCGTTGATCGTGCTCGGCCTGGTCGTTGCCCTGTTCGTCGGGTTCAACATCGGCGGCTCGACGACCGGCCCCGCCTTCGGACCCGCGGTGGGTGCTGGCGTGATCTCGAAGATCCTCGCCGGCGCGTTGATGTCGGTCTTCTTCTTCGGCGGCGCGTGGACGATCGGGCGGCGCGTGGTCGACACGCTCGGCCGGGACCTCCTGTTCGATGCCGGCGTGTTCACCATCGAGACCAGCATCGTAGTGCTGTTCTTCATCGGCGGCGCGCTGTTCGTCGGGAACTACACCGGGGTTCCGGCCTCGACGTCGATGACCGCCGTCGGCGCGATCGCCGGCCTGGGCGTGGCGACGGGCGAGTTGAACTGGGCCGTGATGGGCGAGATCGCCGTCTGGTGGATCGTCGCGCCCCTCGTGGGGTTCTGGGTGTCGGTGATGATCGGGCGGTACGTGTATCCGACGATCAACCGCTGGGTCGCGATCACGACGAGCGACGGGTCCCTGATAGTACTGGATCGGTCGGGGACGATTCCGGTCCCCCGTCCCGGCCCGAACACCACGCGGCGCGAGTTCGTGGGGACGATCGTCCTCGTGGCCATCAGCTGTCTGATGGCGTTCTCCTCGGGTACCTCCAACATCGCGAACGCGATCGCCCCGCTGTACGGGGCCGGCGTCGAGATGAACCTGCTGATACTGCTCGGTTCGGCAGCGGTCGCCCTGGGCGCGCTCACGATCGCGCGCCGCACGCTCGACACGCTCGGCAACAACCTCACCGACCTGCCGCTCACGGCCGCGATCGTCGTCGCGATCGTCTCCTCGGGGATCGTCATCGGCCTGTCGGCGATCGGCATTCCGGCCTCGTTCGTGATCATCGCGACGATGTCGATCGTGGGACTGGGATGGGGCCGCGCCACCCGAACGACGACGCTGTCCGACGGCATTCGCGGCGAGGAGGAGACCACGGTGTCCGTTGGCGCGCTCGCAGCCGAGGAGCCCGGCGAGGAGGCGCCGACCCTCGGCGAGGAGAGCCCCGAGGACATTCCCAGCGCGGCCGACCTCTTCGACCCGACCACCACCGGCCGCGTCATCCTGATGCAGAACCTCGTCCCGGTCCTCTCGACCGGCGGCGCGTATCTGACGTTCTGGCTGCTCTTTCGGTACGCCTGGTGA
- the hflX gene encoding GTPase HflX, with protein sequence MSGEPSATGGAGRRTVVAKRVDSGAADLSEIERLANAVDYEVVGRLTQTREEDAAYMFGEGKVEELAALVAETDADCVIVDNDLGPYQTFNIGGKLPEDVAVIDRFTLILEIFGERARTRKAQLQVELAELRYELPRAEAKASLAKRDERPGFMGLGEYDESVERDIKRRISDIRDELASIAEKEQTRREERRASGFDLVALAGYTNAGKSTLMRQLAADLDVEENVDRHPDLETTAESEDMLFTTLGTTTRRATLDKRDVLLTDTVGFISDLPHWLVESFESTLDSVYRADLVLLVVDASEPVREMREKLVTCHDTLRERNEAPIVTVFNKADRLDEEAIAEKRAALSGLAPNPVVVSAREGDGVAALRDRVEDELPDWKHERLLLPMTDDTMSVVSWIHDHGHVEEESYGDDHVTVAFAAKPEIVSQARAKAAELSPVDA encoded by the coding sequence ATGAGCGGCGAGCCATCGGCGACCGGCGGGGCCGGCAGACGGACCGTCGTCGCCAAACGCGTCGATTCCGGGGCCGCCGACCTCTCCGAGATCGAGCGGCTCGCGAACGCCGTCGACTACGAGGTGGTTGGCCGGCTCACGCAGACCCGGGAGGAGGACGCGGCCTACATGTTCGGCGAGGGGAAAGTCGAGGAGCTGGCGGCGCTGGTCGCCGAGACGGACGCCGACTGCGTGATCGTCGACAACGACCTCGGTCCGTATCAGACGTTCAACATCGGCGGGAAGCTTCCCGAGGACGTCGCGGTCATCGACCGGTTCACGCTCATCCTCGAGATCTTCGGCGAGCGTGCACGGACTCGAAAGGCCCAGCTCCAGGTCGAGCTCGCGGAGCTGCGCTACGAGCTCCCGCGGGCCGAGGCGAAGGCCAGCCTCGCCAAGCGCGACGAGCGACCCGGATTCATGGGGCTCGGCGAGTACGACGAGAGCGTCGAGCGTGACATCAAACGCCGCATCTCGGACATTCGCGACGAGCTGGCGTCGATCGCCGAGAAGGAACAGACCCGCCGTGAGGAGCGCCGGGCCTCCGGGTTCGACCTGGTCGCGCTGGCCGGCTACACCAACGCCGGCAAGTCGACGCTGATGCGGCAACTCGCGGCCGACCTCGACGTCGAGGAGAACGTCGACCGGCACCCGGACCTGGAGACGACCGCCGAGTCGGAGGACATGCTCTTCACCACGCTCGGAACGACCACGCGGCGGGCCACGCTGGATAAACGGGACGTCCTGCTCACCGACACCGTCGGGTTCATCTCGGATCTCCCACACTGGCTGGTGGAGTCGTTCGAATCGACGCTCGATTCGGTCTACCGGGCCGACCTCGTCCTGCTGGTCGTCGACGCCAGCGAGCCGGTCCGGGAGATGCGCGAGAAGCTCGTCACCTGCCACGACACGCTCCGCGAGCGCAACGAGGCGCCGATCGTGACCGTCTTCAACAAGGCCGACCGCCTCGACGAGGAGGCCATCGCCGAGAAACGCGCCGCGCTGTCGGGGCTGGCGCCGAACCCCGTCGTCGTCTCCGCCCGGGAGGGCGACGGAGTCGCGGCCCTCCGCGACCGCGTCGAGGACGAACTCCCGGACTGGAAACACGAGCGATTGCTGCTTCCGATGACCGACGACACGATGAGCGTCGTCTCCTGGATCCACGACCACGGCCACGTCGAGGAGGAGTCCTACGGCGACGACCACGTCACCGTCGCGTTCGCGGCCAAACCCGAGATCGTGTCGCAGGCCCGTGCGAAGGCGGCCGAACTCTCCCCGGTGGACGCGTGA
- a CDS encoding uracil-xanthine permease family protein, with the protein MSDPTDATTNGDATTDGGTSATPEGGRASQREAASFVEYGIEDRPPAGESFLLGVQHYLTMVGANIAVPLVLINAMGPSEAQATTLIGTFFVVSGIATLLQTTVGNRYPLVQGASFALLAPALTIVGAVGGPFDLAIRELQGAIIAAATVQVLIGYSGLMGRLKRYLSPVVVAPVIALIGLSLFGTSQIVTPGQNWWLLGLTLVCIVGFSQYLDTYSRYARLFPVLLGVVTAYLVAVALSLAGIYGPEQVGYVAPSSALEAPLVLSITPFQWGLPLFTPAYIVGMFAGVVASMIESYGDYFAVARLAGVGAPSRKRIDHGIGMEGIGNVFAGIMGTGNGSTSYSENIGAIGITGVASRYVVQVGAVVMLVVGFFGPFSQLIVTIPDPIIGGLFIAMFGQIAAVGLSNLKYVDLDAQRNVFTIGLALFAGLAIPAYFGGLESVPAFREGMRQVAVLGPVLGTRIVADTVFVIGSTGMAVGGIVALLLDNTIPGTREERGLDQWEAISEEEHEFQTALERYTE; encoded by the coding sequence ATGAGTGACCCAACCGACGCGACGACGAACGGTGACGCGACGACCGACGGTGGAACGAGCGCGACGCCGGAAGGAGGACGGGCGAGCCAGCGCGAGGCCGCCTCCTTCGTGGAGTACGGGATCGAGGACAGACCGCCCGCGGGGGAGTCGTTCCTCCTCGGGGTCCAGCATTACCTGACGATGGTCGGCGCGAACATCGCCGTCCCGCTGGTGCTCATCAACGCGATGGGCCCGAGCGAGGCGCAGGCGACGACGCTCATCGGGACGTTCTTCGTCGTCTCGGGGATCGCCACCCTTCTCCAGACCACGGTCGGGAACCGGTACCCGCTCGTGCAGGGCGCCTCCTTCGCGCTGCTGGCGCCGGCGCTCACCATCGTCGGCGCCGTCGGCGGCCCCTTCGACCTGGCGATACGGGAACTGCAGGGCGCGATCATCGCCGCAGCGACGGTACAGGTCCTGATCGGCTACTCGGGACTGATGGGCCGACTCAAGCGGTACCTCTCGCCGGTTGTCGTCGCTCCGGTGATCGCGCTCATCGGCCTCTCGCTGTTCGGCACGTCGCAGATCGTGACGCCCGGACAGAACTGGTGGCTGCTCGGACTCACGCTCGTCTGCATCGTCGGCTTCTCGCAGTATCTCGACACCTATAGCCGCTACGCGCGGCTGTTCCCCGTCCTGCTGGGCGTCGTGACGGCGTATCTGGTCGCCGTGGCGCTCTCGCTGGCCGGGATCTACGGCCCCGAACAGGTCGGCTACGTCGCTCCCTCGTCGGCGCTCGAGGCGCCGCTCGTCCTGTCGATCACTCCCTTCCAGTGGGGGCTCCCGCTGTTCACGCCCGCCTACATCGTCGGCATGTTCGCGGGCGTCGTCGCCTCGATGATCGAGAGCTACGGCGACTACTTCGCGGTGGCCCGACTCGCCGGGGTCGGAGCCCCGTCGCGGAAACGGATCGACCACGGCATCGGGATGGAGGGCATCGGCAACGTCTTCGCGGGGATCATGGGCACGGGTAACGGCTCGACGTCCTACTCCGAGAACATCGGCGCGATCGGCATCACCGGCGTGGCCTCCCGGTACGTCGTGCAGGTCGGCGCGGTCGTGATGCTCGTCGTCGGTTTCTTCGGCCCGTTCAGCCAACTCATCGTGACGATCCCCGACCCGATCATCGGCGGCCTGTTCATCGCGATGTTCGGCCAGATCGCGGCGGTGGGCCTCTCGAACCTCAAGTACGTCGACCTCGACGCCCAGCGGAACGTCTTCACGATCGGCCTCGCGCTGTTCGCGGGGCTGGCGATCCCCGCGTACTTCGGCGGGCTCGAGAGCGTCCCGGCCTTCCGCGAGGGGATGCGCCAGGTCGCGGTTCTCGGCCCGGTCCTCGGCACGCGGATCGTCGCCGACACGGTCTTCGTGATCGGCTCGACGGGGATGGCGGTCGGCGGCATCGTCGCCCTGCTGCTCGACAACACTATCCCGGGCACCCGCGAGGAGCGCGGCCTCGACCAGTGGGAGGCGATCTCCGAGGAGGAACACGAGTTCCAGACCGCTCTCGAGCGCTACACGGAGTGA
- a CDS encoding thioredoxin family protein has translation MVAMESDSELERGDAAPAFDLPGADGDRYRLADFDVDALLVVFTCNHCPYAQAKFEPLNAIAADYDDVAVVGINPNDDEEYPDDSPDRMRELVADGTIAYDAYLRDADASVAAAYGAVCTPDPFLFRRDEADDTWRLAYHGRLDDALNPDEEPTESYVRRAIESVLAGEDVSIPDRPSRGCSIKWPEE, from the coding sequence ATGGTCGCGATGGAATCCGACTCCGAGCTGGAGCGTGGCGACGCCGCACCGGCCTTCGATCTTCCGGGCGCAGACGGCGACCGCTACCGGCTCGCGGACTTCGACGTCGACGCGCTGCTGGTCGTGTTCACGTGTAACCACTGTCCGTACGCGCAGGCGAAGTTCGAGCCACTGAACGCGATCGCCGCCGACTACGACGACGTCGCGGTCGTGGGGATCAACCCGAACGACGACGAGGAGTACCCGGATGACTCCCCGGATCGAATGCGGGAGCTCGTCGCCGACGGCACGATCGCCTACGACGCGTACCTTCGGGACGCGGACGCGTCGGTCGCGGCCGCCTACGGCGCGGTCTGTACTCCCGACCCCTTCCTGTTTCGGCGGGACGAGGCGGACGACACCTGGCGGCTGGCGTATCACGGCCGGCTGGACGACGCCCTCAACCCGGACGAGGAGCCCACCGAGTCGTACGTCAGACGGGCGATCGAGTCGGTTCTGGCGGGCGAGGACGTCTCGATTCCGGACCGTCCCTCGCGCGGCTGCTCGATCAAGTGGCCCGAGGAGTGA